The Mercurialis annua linkage group LG8, ddMerAnnu1.2, whole genome shotgun sequence genome window below encodes:
- the LOC126661690 gene encoding uncharacterized protein LOC126661690 → MEKTITELHRMLQTAEKSIKDEIKDVLMELQEISGLSEEKQGQLLNQDKYHKAKGAFLNGNLLENVYMTQPEGFASLENSEKDYSSSSCKQELVLQKHRMRRRHMMRPLSRVEEMNHYQRQEKAVDEVGAEQPSGDAEFAQRTDGTTDRDIILAYMRLKPTEFDGSGDSLDFLEEFGRIPDPTRQQQARSGNTSAVQSTPVQFSAGRAGSSSRSSGSARTLPPVCQNCKRKHYGVCHLATRACFVCGRQGHFARECPMVGQQGYSTSVVQPFYHQPRPTYSTASRQGPVGSTFSGQRGRGFGGRGGGRNGGGRGTDQAPQAGRGQARVFALNPQEAQAANAVMQGTLPIYATDALIVFDPCATHSVLR, encoded by the exons atggagaagaccatcACAGAGTTGCATaggatgcttcaaactgctgaaaagagcATCAAGgatgagattaaggatgttcttatg gaattacAAGAAATATCTGGATTATCTGAAGAAaaacaagg GCAATTGCTGAACCAGgacaagtaccacaaggccaaaggag cgtttcttaatggaaacttgCTTGAGaatgtgtacatgacacaacctgagggttttgccagtctAGAGAATTCTgaaaag GATTATAGTAGTAGCTCGTGCAAGCAAGAGCTCGTGCTGCAGAAGCACAGAATGAGGAGGAGGCACATGATGAGGCCTCTGTCCAGGGTGGAGGAAATGAACCACTACCAGCGGCAGGAAAAGGCCGTGGACGAGGTCGGGGCAGAG CAACCAAGTGGAGATGCAGAATTTGCACAGAGAACAGATGGCACAACTGATAGGGACATTATTCTGGCGTATATGCGTTTGAAGCCAACAGAGTTTGATGGTTCTGGCGACTCTTTAGATTTTCTTGAAGAG tttggaagaattcctgatCCTACCAGGCAGCAACAAGCTAGAAGTGGAAATACTAGTGCTGTACAAAGTACCCCAGTGCAGTTTAGTGCAGGAA GAGCAGGTTCAAGCAGTCGAAGTTCAGGGAGTGCAAGAACATTACCCCCAGTTTGTCAAAATTGTAAGAGAAAACATTATGGTGTATGTCATCTTGCTACAAGAGCATGTTTTGTATGTGGCAGACAaggtcactttgctagggaATGTCCGATGGTGGGACAacagggttattcaaccagtgTAGTACAACCATTTTATCACCAGCCAAGACCTACATATTCTACAGCTTCTAGACAGGGTCCAGTGGGAAGTACATTTAGTGGCCAGCGCGGTAGAGGATTTGGAGGTAGAGGCGGAGGAAGAAATGGTGGTGGTAGAGGTACTGATCAGGCTCCCCAGGCTGGTAGGGGACAAGCCAGAGTTTTTGCGCTTAACCCTCAGGAGGCTCAAGCTGCAAATGCAGTCATGCAAGGTACTCTCCCTATATATGCTACAGATGCTTTAAttgtatttgatccgtgtgcTACTCACTCAGTTTTGCGGTGA
- the LOC126661691 gene encoding uncharacterized protein LOC126661691 — protein MGMDNDGFSSRFTNDSARFDSIWVIVDRMTKSAHFIPVKTSYTAAKLEQIYIDIIVSLHRVTVSIISDRGSMFTSRFWKSLIEMAPYEALYGRKCRSPMCWEELGERKLTGTEIIQINSEKIPVIKQRLETAFSRQKSDYRVGAVAYKLALPPDMSQVHPVFNISMLRKYISDPSHIIQPQSVEVNEELSYEKEPVQITNTQVRKHRTKIF, from the exons ATGGGAATGGATAACGATGGATTTTCTAGTCGGTTTACCAACGATTCAGCAAGGTTTGATTCTATATGGGTGATTGTCGACAGAATGACAAAATCAGCTCATTTCATTCCTGTCAAGACTTCTTATACTGCAGCAAAATTAGAACAGATTTATATTGACATAATTGTGAGTTTACACAGGGTGACAGTGTCAATtatttcagacagaggttcaaTGTTTACCTCTCGATTCTGGAAAAGTCT TATTGAAATGGCTCCGTACGAAGCATTATATGGTCGGAAATGTAGATCTCCCATGTGTTGGGAAGAACTCGGAGAAAGAAAACTGACTGGGACTGAAATCATACAGATTAATTCTGAAAAAATACCGGTGATCAAGCAGCGACTAGAGACTGCTTTCAGCCGACAGAAAAGTGATTAT CGTGTGGGAGCTGTAGCTTACAAGCTAGCTCTACCACCAGACATGTCTCAAGTGCATCCGGTTTTCAACATATCGATGCTACGAAAGTACATTTCAGATCCCTCCCATATTATCCAACCTCAGAGTGTAGAAGTAAATGAAGAATTATCATATGAAAAGGAACCAGTGCAGATAACAAACACTCAAGTAAGAAAACATCGTACTAAGATATTCTGA